Proteins from a genomic interval of Croceicoccus naphthovorans:
- the ribH gene encoding 6,7-dimethyl-8-ribityllumazine synthase — MARFLIVEARFYDHLNDMLIDGARTALEAEGHSADVLTVPGALEIPGAIALAAESGQYDGYVAIGVVIRGETYHFEIVAGESARGIMALTMDGIAIGNGILTVENEEQALVRADRRQKDKGGEAAKAAVALLALQSRFAA, encoded by the coding sequence ATGGCCCGCTTCCTTATCGTCGAAGCCCGCTTCTACGACCACCTGAACGACATGCTGATCGACGGAGCGCGCACCGCGCTGGAGGCAGAGGGCCATTCCGCCGACGTTCTGACCGTACCGGGCGCGCTGGAAATCCCGGGGGCGATCGCACTTGCGGCCGAGAGCGGCCAGTACGATGGCTATGTCGCTATCGGCGTGGTGATCCGCGGCGAGACATATCACTTCGAGATCGTCGCGGGCGAGAGCGCACGGGGCATAATGGCGCTGACCATGGACGGCATCGCCATCGGCAACGGCATCCTGACGGTCGAAAACGAAGAACAGGCATTGGTCCGTGCCGACCGTAGGCAAAAAGACAAGGGCGGCGAGGCGGCGAAGGCTGCGGTTGCGCTGTTGGCGCTTCAGTCGCGGTTCGCGGCCTGA
- a CDS encoding M13 family metallopeptidase: MRPAFFALPAVLLASLGLVTACSSGREDARQPLQGTAIGISVEAIDTRVDPGDDFYNYANGSWIASTEIPADKTSVGAWSFAYDRTQQRLQTMVEELAGQPQDDGTPEALIARYYRAFTDTTAIDGAGMEPVQRDLDRFAKIESVTDLSRVIGEQLRADVDPFNYTDFDTANLFGLFVSKPLTGDAMTPYLLQGGLGMPDRIYYVSDTPEMQANRTAYRAYIARVFRLSGFDRPNARAQAVLDLETKIAQAHMTRIESYDLAARGSQWEGADFARRAPGMDWDAFFRASGLQDAGTFSVFHERAIPALSNLVASEPLDAWKDWLAFHQIDEHADVMPRPIRVAHFEFADKRLAGREQQRPRSELAIRAMRPILGDALGAVYVARHFPEEQRRDVEIMVERIREAFEVRLQASDWMAPETRDAAVEKVRTMVVGIGQPKAPDDYTGLTFRGRSAYGMTIAAEKAATRRQLAKIGKPVDRDEWWLSAHEINALNLPVQNAMNFPAAFMQPPQYDPEADAAFNYGALGATIGHEIVHGFDDVGAEFDQNGEMRNWWTPADKAEFKRRGQKLADQFSAYRPFPDLQINGNLTLSENIADLVGLQAAYDAYRASLGGKEPPVIEGFTGDQRFFIAFAQSWADKTRDKVLRDQIQSDGHAPDRYRAQTVRNIDAWYRAFDVEKGEALYLSPEERVTIF; this comes from the coding sequence TTGCGTCCAGCCTTCTTCGCCTTGCCCGCCGTGCTGTTGGCATCGCTGGGCCTTGTGACCGCCTGTTCATCGGGGCGAGAGGACGCGCGTCAGCCGTTGCAGGGAACTGCCATCGGCATCTCGGTCGAAGCAATCGATACGCGTGTCGATCCGGGCGACGACTTCTATAACTATGCCAACGGCAGCTGGATCGCATCGACTGAAATCCCGGCGGACAAGACCAGCGTGGGCGCATGGTCGTTCGCCTATGACCGTACGCAACAACGCCTGCAAACGATGGTCGAGGAGCTGGCCGGGCAACCGCAGGACGACGGCACGCCAGAGGCGCTGATCGCGCGCTATTACCGCGCGTTCACCGACACCACCGCGATTGACGGGGCGGGGATGGAGCCTGTGCAGCGCGATCTGGATCGGTTTGCAAAGATCGAGAGCGTGACGGACCTGTCGCGCGTGATCGGCGAACAATTGCGCGCCGATGTCGATCCGTTCAATTATACCGATTTCGACACCGCAAACCTGTTCGGCCTGTTCGTGTCGAAACCGCTGACCGGCGACGCAATGACGCCCTATCTGCTGCAAGGTGGGCTGGGAATGCCGGATCGTATCTACTACGTGTCGGATACACCGGAAATGCAAGCGAACCGCACGGCCTATCGTGCCTATATCGCGCGGGTTTTCCGGCTGTCGGGCTTTGACCGGCCCAATGCGCGGGCGCAGGCGGTGCTCGATCTGGAAACCAAGATCGCACAGGCGCACATGACCCGGATCGAGAGCTACGACCTTGCCGCGCGAGGCTCTCAGTGGGAGGGCGCGGATTTCGCCCGCCGCGCGCCAGGCATGGACTGGGACGCGTTTTTCAGGGCATCGGGTTTGCAGGACGCGGGCACGTTTTCCGTTTTTCATGAGCGCGCCATTCCGGCCCTGTCGAATCTGGTCGCATCTGAGCCGTTGGATGCGTGGAAGGACTGGCTGGCGTTCCACCAGATCGACGAACACGCAGATGTCATGCCGCGTCCGATACGCGTCGCTCACTTCGAATTCGCGGACAAACGGCTTGCTGGCAGAGAGCAACAGCGTCCGCGGAGCGAACTGGCGATCCGGGCGATGCGTCCGATCCTCGGCGATGCTTTGGGTGCGGTCTATGTCGCGCGGCATTTCCCCGAAGAACAGCGCCGCGATGTAGAGATCATGGTCGAACGTATTCGCGAGGCGTTCGAGGTTCGGCTTCAGGCGAGCGACTGGATGGCCCCCGAAACGCGTGACGCCGCGGTCGAAAAGGTTCGCACGATGGTCGTCGGCATTGGCCAGCCCAAGGCACCCGATGACTATACGGGTCTGACATTCCGTGGCCGGAGCGCCTACGGCATGACCATCGCGGCGGAAAAGGCGGCGACCCGGCGGCAACTGGCCAAGATCGGCAAGCCGGTGGATCGCGACGAATGGTGGCTTTCCGCGCACGAGATCAATGCGCTGAACCTGCCGGTGCAGAACGCGATGAACTTCCCCGCCGCCTTCATGCAGCCGCCGCAGTACGACCCCGAAGCCGACGCCGCATTCAATTACGGCGCGCTGGGCGCGACCATCGGGCACGAAATCGTGCACGGCTTCGACGACGTCGGCGCGGAATTCGACCAGAACGGCGAGATGCGGAATTGGTGGACCCCTGCCGACAAGGCGGAATTCAAACGCCGGGGACAGAAGCTGGCCGATCAGTTCTCCGCCTATCGCCCGTTCCCGGACCTGCAGATCAACGGCAACCTGACGCTTTCGGAAAACATCGCCGATCTCGTCGGTTTACAGGCAGCCTACGATGCCTATCGCGCCTCGTTGGGTGGCAAGGAACCGCCAGTGATAGAGGGCTTTACCGGCGATCAGCGCTTCTTTATCGCCTTTGCGCAAAGTTGGGCGGACAAGACGCGCGACAAGGTGCTGCGTGACCAGATCCAGTCAGACGGCCATGCGCCCGACCGCTATCGCGCGCAGACGGTGCGCAATATAGATGCGTGGTACCGTGCTTTCGATGTTGAGAAGGGTGAGGCGCTCTACCTCTCGCCCGAAGAGCGGGTGACGATCTTCTGA
- the ribB gene encoding 3,4-dihydroxy-2-butanone-4-phosphate synthase, whose amino-acid sequence MNTQTESIQDRIKALVLEGTMPRAAIARAAGLHANSLRDCTAPTWNPTSDTLAKLAAFLDKRNDRPILSSPEEIIDEARNGRMFILVDDEDRENEGDLIIPAQMATPAAINFMATHGRGLICLAMTKDRVDQLGLELMSRNNRTRHETAFTTSIEAREGVTTGISAADRSRTITVAIDSSRGADDIVTPGHVFPLVARNGGVLVRAGHTEAAVDISRLAGLNPSGVICEIMKDDGTMARMDDLIEFARKHDLKIGTIRDLIAYRRQNDHLVEQRGETRIKSMHGGSWTVYAFYNKATGDETLAMTLGHIDPDKPTLVRMHALNFLDEVLAEEVERSGQLARSMKMIADEGAGVVVIINRYRRRIWSTLLQAHSGKIAPPEMDELRDYGAGAQILTELGVHQMILLTNSHHSLVALEGYGLSIVGERPIEG is encoded by the coding sequence ATGAATACCCAAACCGAATCGATTCAGGATCGAATCAAGGCCCTCGTCCTTGAAGGAACCATGCCCCGCGCCGCGATTGCCCGCGCCGCCGGACTTCATGCCAACAGCTTGCGCGATTGCACGGCGCCTACGTGGAACCCCACGTCGGACACTCTGGCAAAGCTTGCCGCTTTCCTCGACAAGCGCAACGATCGGCCCATCCTGTCCTCGCCCGAAGAAATTATCGACGAGGCACGCAATGGCCGGATGTTCATCCTTGTCGACGACGAGGATCGCGAGAACGAAGGCGACCTGATCATCCCCGCGCAGATGGCGACGCCTGCGGCAATTAATTTCATGGCCACGCATGGTCGCGGGTTGATCTGCCTCGCCATGACCAAAGACCGGGTAGACCAGCTTGGCCTCGAACTGATGAGCCGCAACAACCGGACCCGGCACGAAACCGCTTTCACCACCTCAATCGAGGCGCGCGAAGGCGTTACCACCGGGATCAGCGCGGCGGACCGTTCGCGCACGATCACCGTCGCCATCGATTCGTCGCGCGGTGCGGACGATATCGTCACGCCGGGCCATGTCTTCCCACTGGTCGCGCGCAATGGCGGTGTGCTGGTCCGCGCCGGCCATACAGAGGCAGCGGTGGACATTTCCCGCCTTGCTGGCCTGAACCCGTCGGGCGTGATCTGCGAGATCATGAAGGATGACGGGACGATGGCCCGTATGGATGACCTGATCGAATTCGCCCGCAAGCACGACCTGAAGATTGGCACGATCCGCGACCTGATCGCCTATCGCCGCCAGAACGACCATCTTGTCGAACAACGCGGTGAAACCCGCATCAAGAGCATGCACGGCGGAAGCTGGACCGTTTACGCTTTCTATAACAAGGCGACTGGTGACGAGACGCTGGCGATGACGCTGGGCCACATCGACCCGGACAAGCCGACGCTGGTCCGCATGCACGCGCTCAACTTCCTTGACGAAGTGCTTGCCGAAGAGGTCGAACGCAGCGGTCAACTTGCCCGATCGATGAAGATGATCGCGGACGAAGGCGCGGGTGTCGTCGTCATCATCAACCGCTATCGTCGTCGCATCTGGTCCACGCTGCTTCAGGCGCATTCGGGCAAGATCGCGCCGCCCGAGATGGACGAACTGCGCGATTATGGCGCGGGCGCCCAGATCCTGACCGAGTTGGGCGTGCACCAGATGATCCTTCTGACGAATTCACACCATTCGCTCGTCGCGCTTGAAGGCTATGGGCTTTCCATCGTAGGCGAACGCCCGATCGAGGGCTGA